A segment of the Synechococcus sp. MEDNS5 genome:
ACACAGCAAGCCGAGGCAGAGGCAATCCACGGGTGGTGTTGATCACGGGACCACGGATCTTGACATCTTTAATGCAGCGCAACGATGCGTCGATGGAGCGGTCCAGTCAGCACTGCCTCGCGTCCACCCTCCTGGCGATGCGCCAGTTCCAGGGTCCAGGCCTCCGGTAAAGCCAGACTGAGGCGTTCCGGCCACTCCACCACGAGGAGCGCACCAAGGCCCCGGGCTTCCTCCTCCTCCTGCAGAAACAGATCGTCGGCCGCGCTGGCAAGCTCCAGCCGGTAGAGATCGAGATGCACCAGGGGTGGCTGCCCCTGGGGGTAATGCTGCGACAACGCAAAGGTGGGGCTGGTGATGGGTTCCTCAATGCCGAGGGCCAAGGCAATGCCCTGCACCAACGAGGTTTTGCCGGCACCGAGCTCACCCTTCAACAGCAGCAGAGCGGGACGCGCGTCCGCACCTGCCAGCCACCGCCCGAGGGCGTGTGTCGCCTCGAGATCCTTCAAGGTCCAGGTCCGATCGGTAGATTGCGCCACACGCGAGCCCGAAGCCTCGGAGACTCCGCAGAGATTCCCGTTCACATTCTCCCCTGGAAGCGTTTCAACATGGTGGCAACACCCTCGGCAACGACCGGCCTGCAGGTCGCACAGGATTACGTCATCGCGGACATCAATCAGGCGGAGTTCGGCCGGAAAGAGCTGGACATCGCCGAGACCGAGATGCCCGGCCTGATGGCGCTGCGTGAGAAGTACGGCAGTGAGAAACCCCTGAAGGGGGCCCGTATCGCCGGCTCCCTGCACATGACCATTCAGACCGCCTGTCTGATCGAGACCCTGGTGGAGCTCGGTGCTGAGGTGCGCTGGGCCTCCTGCAACATCTTCTCCACCCAGGATCATGCTGCAGCCGCCATGGCTGCCCGTGATATTCCTGTGTTCGCCGTCAAGGGCGAGACTCTGGAGGAGTACTGGGAGTACACCCACCGCATCCTCGAGTGGAGCGACGGTGGCTCCCCCAACATGATCCTGGACGATGGCGGCGATGCCACCGGTCTGGTGATGCTGGGCAGCAAGGCCGAGCAGGACATCACCGTGCTCGATAACCCTGGCAACGAGGAAGAAACGTTCCTGTTCGCCTCGATCAAGAAGAAGCTGGCCCAAGACCCCAGCTTCTACAGCCGCACCAAGGCTCAGATTCAGGGCGTGACCGAGGAGACCACCACAGGTGTGGCCCGTCTTTACAAGATGCAGAAGAGCGGCGAGCTGCCCTTCCCCGCCATCAATGTGAACGACTCGGTCACCAAGAGCAAGTTCGACAATCTCTACGGCTGCCGCGAGTCGCTGGTGGACAGCATCAAGCGCGCCACCGATGTGATGGTGGCCGGTAAGCAGGCTCTGGTGATGGGCTACGGCGATGTGGGCAAGGGCTCAGCCCAGTCCCTGCGCGGCCTCGGCGCCACCGTGTGCATCGCCGAAGTGGATCCGATCTGTGCCCTGCAGGCGGCCATGGAGGGCTATCGCGTGGTCCGTCTGGAAGATGTGGTGGAGGAGATGGACATCTTCGTGACCGCCACGGGCAACTACCAGGTGATCCGCAACGAGCACCTCAAAAAGATGAAGGACGAGGCCATCGTCTGCAACATCGGCCATTTCGACAACGAGATCGATGTTGCGTCCCTCAAGGAGTACGAGTGGGAGAACATCAAGCCCCAGGTGGACCACATCACCCTGCCAAGCGGCAACCGGATCATCCTGTTGGCCGAAGGCCGTCTGGTGAATCTCGGCTGTGCCACCGGTCACCCCAGCTTCGTGATGAGCAACTCCTTCACCAACCAGGTGCTGGCTCAGATCGAGCTGTTCACCAAAGGCAACGAGTACGGCAAGGAGGTGTATGTGCTGCCTAAGCACCTCGATGAGATGGTGGCCCGGCTGCACCTCAATCGCATCGGCGCCAAGCTCACCGAGCTGAGCAAGGATCAGGCTGATTACATCAACGTTCCTGTGGAGGGTCCCTTCAAGCCCGACCACTACCGCTACTGATCCTTCTGATCAGCAACCAACGTGCCCCGTGGAAGACTTGCGCGAACGTGCGCAGGCTCCATGGGGCTTTCTGAATTCGTCACCCAGCTGCCGGAATGGATCGGTCAGGCCGTTGCAGCCAATCCATGGGCTGGGTATGGGGCGATCTTTGCGGCCATGTTCCTCGAGAACCTCTTTCCGCCCATTCCCTCCGAATTGATCATGCCCCTCGGGGGGTTCTATGTGCAGCAGGGCCAGCTGCAGTTCATTCCCGTGGTGCTTGCCGGTCTGCTGGGCACCGTGATCGGTGCACTGCCTTGGTATGGCATCGGCAGGCTGATTAATGAGGAGCGCATCGAGCAATGGCTCGGGCGCCATGGCCGCTGGATCGGCATCAGCCCGGAAGAACTGGCGCGCAGCCGCCGCTGGTTCAGCCGTTACGGAACGGCGCTCGTGTTCTGGGGACGCCTGGTTCCAGGCATCCGCACCCTGATTTCCGTTCCGGCAGGGATTGAACTGATGCCGCTCACGCCCTTCCTGATCTGGACCACGGCCGGCAGTCTGATCTGGACCTTGCTGCTCACCATTGCCGGCATGGTGCTGGGCGAGGGCTACAGCAATGTGGAGCTCTGGATCGAGCCGGTCAGCAAGGTGATCAAGGTTCTGCTGGTGATCGCGGTGATCGCCGGCGGTATCTGGCTTGGCCTCAGGGTTTGGCGGCGCCGCAACGCCGCCGATTGAACCGAGTCTCAGAAAGGAACGTCCTCGTCGCTGGCGCTGCCGCCACCCGCGAAGGCTCCAGCGGCTGCTTCGCTGTCTCGCTTGGATCCAAGCAGCTCAAGCCGATCGACGCGAACCACGGGTTTGCTGCGCTCCTCGCCGCTGTTGCGATCGGTCCAGCGGTCGAGTTTGAAGCTGCCGATGATCCCAAGGAGGGACCCTTTTTTCACGTAGTCGGCGGCCACCTGGGCCTGCTTGCCCCAGATCTCCAGATTGAACCAATCGGGCTCATCGTCGCGGCTGCGGCGATTCACGGCGATGGTGAGGTTGGCGACCATGCTGCCCGATTCGAAATAACGGACTTCAGGGTCGCGGCCGGCACGGCCGACCAGGGTCACGGAATTGACTCCCATTGAATTTCTCCTGTTAGTTGGGTCAATGATGCGCCACGGATGTCAGAACTGACGGTTGTCGTGGCTGCCTTCAAGGAGTTCCACCCTCATCAGCGGATGTAACAGATGGGCTTGAAAACTGCCTCTATGATTCGCCGAACCAAGTCTCTGCCAGTGCTCTTCCGTCGCTTCCAACTCTCCCGCGACATCGGCATCGACCTCGGCACAGCCAACACCCTGATCTACGTCTCAGGCAAGGGCATCGTGTTGCAGGAACCTTCCGTGGTGGCGCTCGATCTCGAACGGGGTGTCACCCTCGCTGTGGGCGATGAGGCCAAGCTGATGCTCGGGCGCACTCCAGGCAATATCCGGGCTGTGCGCCCGCTTCGGGACGGCGTGATCGCCGACTTCGACGCCGCTGAGCAGATGCTCAAAACCTTCATTCAGAAGGGCAATGAGGGGCGCGGCATCGTGGCCCCCCGGCTGGTGGTCGGCATTCCCAGTGGTGTGACCGGGGTGGAGCGCCGCGCCGTTCGCGAGGCGGGTCTCGCTGGTGCCCGAGAAGTGCATCTGATCGATGAGCCGGTGGCGGCGGCGATCGGAGCCGGCCTGCCGGTCACCGAGCCCGTCGGCACCATGATTGTGGATATCGGCGGTGGTACCACCGAGGTGGCCGTTCTCAGCCTGGGCGGCACCGTGCTGAGCGAGTCGGTGCGGGTGGCCGGCGATGAAATCAGCGATGCCATCGGTGTTTATCTGAAGAAGGTGCACAACCTGGTGGTGGGTGAACGCACCGCTGAAGACATCAAGATTCGGATCGGTTCGGCCTTCCCCGACAACGAGTTCGATCAGACCGTGATGGATGTGCGCGGCCTGCACCTGCTCTCCGGTCTTCCGCGCACCATTCAGTTGCAAGCTGGTGATCTGCGCGAAGCCATTGCCGAGCCTCTGAATGTGATCGTGGAAGCGGTCAAACGCACGCTTGAGCGCACTCCTCCTGAGCTCGCCGCCGACATCGTGGATCGCGGCATCATGCTGGCCGGGGGTGGGGCACTGGTGCGCGGCATCAGTGACCTGATCAGCCATGAAACCGGCATCTTCACCCACATCGCCGAAGAACCCCTGCTCTGCGTGGTGAAGGGGTGCGGGCAGGTGCTTGAGGATTACAAGCGTCTGCAGCGCGTGCTGGATACCCCTGAATTCGTGCGCGCCGCTGCTCCCGTCTGATCGTCATGGGGTTGTCCCAGTGGCCCCAGGGGTCCCGACTGCGCTCCTTTCAGCGGCTGTGGCCCTGGTTCATCCTCCTGGTGGTTCTCGGGTTGGTGCGGCTGAGCAAGGGTGCCGGGTTCGTGGATGCCTTTGCCCTTCTCAGTCGGCCCTTCTGGCCGGGGTCCGCGCAGCGGGAGTGGATTCAGTCTGCCGCTCGCCAGAACGACGCGTCCCGGCTGGAGTTGCTGGAGCAGGACAACGCGCGGCTGCGCGGCCTGCTGGAGCTCGATCAGTTATCCACAGGCGATCGGGTGCAGGCGGCCGTGATTTCGCGCACGCCATCGGGCTGGTGGCAGCAGTTGGAGCTCGGCAAGGGATCCTTTGATGGCATTGCTAAGGATGATGCGGTGATTGGCCCTGGTGGGTTGATCGGCCGTGTTCAGAGTGTGACGCCGGCCACCAGCCGGGTGCGTTTGCTGACGGCACCGGGGAGCCGTATCGGCGTCTGGCTGCCAAGAACCCGTCAGCACGGCCTGCTGGCAGGTCTGGGCACTGCTCGGCCCCAGCTTCAGTTTCTGGACAAAGACGTGCAGGTGCGGCCCGGTGATCTGGTGAGCACTTCCCCGGCCAGCACCCTGCTTCCCCCCAACCTGCCGGTGGCGGTGGTGCAGTCCGTCAATCTCCGCGGCGTTCCCGCGCCCACCGCCCTTGTGCAGTTGATTGCGCCGCCCGATGCCATCGACTGGGTGCAGGTGCAGGTGCAGGTGCAGGTTCGCTGACCCATGGCTCGCTTGCACCGTCAACCGATTTGCGTGGCGTCCGCTCTCCTAGTCCCATTGCTCCAGCTGGTGGCTCCCTCCTGGTTGGCGCTGGATGGGGTGGGGCCCAGCTGGGCGATGCTCTGGTTGCTGCCCTGGGCACTTGTGGATGGCCCGGTGTCCGGGGGGATTGCCGGCGCGGCGCTCGGCCTGGTGCTCGATGGCCTCAGCCTGGGTGATGTCAGCCAGGTGCCTGCGCTTGTGCTGATGGGATGGTGGTGGGGCCGAATCGGCCGTCGTGGGCCCCCGATCCAGCGCAGTTTCAACATCGGTTTGTTGGCTTTGATCGGCACCGTGGTGCAGGGGCTGAGCCTCTGGTTGCAGCTGCTCGTGCTGGGATCGTCTGACGCCTTGCTTCAGGCCTGGGCCCTGCACACCACCCTGGCCCAAGCCCTGATCACTGGACTGTTGGCGCCGATGGTCGGATCCTGGCAACTGCTCCTTTGGCGACGCCGCGCACCTGCATGACCTTCAAGCAACAACGGCGGACGCGGCAATGGCTGGTGGGGCTGGCTCTCGCAGGGGTGGCGACGCTCGGCTGGGGATGCGGCCGGCCGCCGGTGCCGGAGGGAACGTTGCAGCTCTGGACCCTGCAGCTGGCGCCCAAATTCAATCCGTACATGGCCTCCGTGATCAAGGCCTGGGAGAAGCGCCACCCCGAAGTACCGGTGCGTTGGACCGATCTGCCCTGGGGATCGGTGGAACGCAAGCTGCTGGCCGCGGTGTTCGCGCGCACGGCACCGGATGTGGTGAATCTGAATCCCCCCTTTGCCGCCAACCTGGCCAGCAAGGGAGGGCTCACGGATCTCATGCCGCTTTTACCCGAGGGTGCGGCGGATCGCTACCTGCCGTCCGTCTGGACTGCGGCACGGGATCCAGAGGCCGGGCAAATCGCGATCCCCTGGTATCTCACAGTGCGTCTGAGCCTGGTGAACCGCGACCTGCTGCGTGAGGCCGGTCTGGAGCAAGCTCCTCAGCGTTGGGAGGACGTTCCCGCCTATGCCCGAGCGATCCGGGAACGTACCGGGCGCTACGGGTTGTTCGTGACCGTGGTGCCGGATGACTCCGCTGAGCTGTTGGAGTCGATGGTGCAGATGGGTGTGACCCTGCTCGATGACCGCCAGCGGGCGGCCTTCAACACCCCGGCTGGCCGCAAGGCTTTTGCCTTCTGGACGGATCTCTACCGGGAGGGGCTGCTCCCGAGAGAGGTCGTGAGCCAAGGGCAGCGACGGGCGATCGAGCTGTATCAAAGCGGGGAGCTGGCGCTGCTGGCCAGTGGTGCTGAGTTCCTGCGCAGCATCCAGACCAATGCCCCCGGGGTGGCGGCGGTCACCCTGCCCCAACCGCCGCTGACCGGTGCCGACGGAACGGCCAATGTGGCGCTGATGACCCTGGCGGTACCGCGCCAGAGCGACCAGGCCCAGGAGGCTGTGGAGCTGGCCCTGTTTCTCACCAATGGCCCCAACCAGGCCCGTTTCGCTCGCGAGGCACGGGTGTTGCCCTCATCACGCCAGGCCCTCGCGCAGGTGCGGGCTGAGCTGGAAGCCGAGCAACCGGCCAGCGAAGAGGAGGCTCAGATCCGTGAGGCCCGTCTGCTGTCGGCCGACACCCTCAAGCGCGCGCGGGTGCTGGTGCCGGCCACGCCTGGCGTGAAACGGCTGCAGAGCATTGTTTACACCCAGCTGCAGCGCTCAATGCTCGGTCAGATCAGCAGCGATCAGGCTCTGCTGGAAGCGGAGCAGCAATGGAATCGATACGCCAGCTCCCGCTGGCCTTAAGCAGTTATCGCGAGATTCTTAAAAGAAGCCAAAGGCTCTATTTAGAAAAGTGGTTCGGCCTCATTCCGTTCAGGTTGAACGGTAGGGTTGCAACTCTTCATTATTTGGTTGATGTCCGGCGGGCCATCCCAGCTTGAAAATGGGCAGGGTCCCTTCGACAGCGGATCAGCGAAAGCGACTTTGTTGGTGGTGGACGACGAGCCAGCAGTGCGACGCGTGTTGGTGATGCGTCTGCAGCTCGCCGGCTATCGGGTGGTGTGCGCTGAAGACGGCGAGGAAGCACTCGAGGTGTTCAACAGAGAGTCTCCGGATTTGGTGGTGCTCGATGTGATGCTGCCGAAACTGGATGGATTTGCGGTGTGCCGGCGTCTGCGGGCCGAATCCTGTGTGCCGATCATCTTCCTTTCGGCTTTGGAAGCCATCTCCGAACGGGTGGCGGGTTTGGATCTCGGCGCTGATGACTATTTGCCCAAGCCCTTCAGCCCTAAGGAGCTGGAAGCGCGCATCTCCACCATCCTGCGTCGGGTGGGGCGCGGCTCGGCCAATGCCGAGCCGCGGGAACTGCCTACGGGTCAAGGCGTGGTGAGGGTCGGTGAACTGGTGGTGGACACCAATCGCCGGCAGGTGACGCGCGGCAGCGAGCGCATCGCCCTCACCTACACCGAATTCAGCCTTCTGGAATTGCTCTTCCGTGAACCTGGACGCGTGGTTCCCCGCGCCGAGATTCTTGAGCAACTCTGGGGGTATCCACCCCGTCGCGCGGCTGATTTGCGCGTGGTTGATGTGTATGTCGCTCGTCTGCGCGGCAAGCTTGAGCCCGATCCCCGCAACCCCGAATTGATTCTCACCGTGCGCGGGATCGGTTATTCCTCTCAGCGAATGGGTGACAACGCACCGGTGGCCGCGGCGGGCTGATCTGTCCCAACGGGTCCGTCGACCGGCAGGATGGCGCCGATTGCAATCCGCCCTGTGTCTGATCTGCGTGAGACCCGCCTCGAGAAGGTGTCTGCCCTGCGCGACCAGGGCCGGGAGCCCTACGCCCTCACCTTTGACCCCACCGACCGGATGGCTCGGCTGCAGAGCGACCATGCCGATCTGCCCAAGGGAGAGGAGCGGGATTGTGCGGTGGCCGTTGCCGGCCGGGTGATGACCCGGCGGGTGATGGGCAAGCTTGCTTTCTTCACCCTGGCCGACGAAACCGGCACGATCCAGCTGTTTCTGGAGAAGGCGGCGCTCGGCGATGCGTTCGCTCAGATCACGTCTCTTGTCGACGCCGGCGATCTGATCGGCGTGCGTGGCACGTTGCGCCGCACCGACCGGGGGGAGCTGTCGGTGAAAGTGGCGGAGTGGACCATGCTCACCAAGTCGCTGCAGCCTCTGCCGGACAAGTGGCATGGTTTGGCGGACGTGGAGAAGCGTTACCGCCAGCGCTATCTCGATCTGATCGTGACGCCCCAGTCGCGCGAGACCTTCCGCCGCCGGGCGCTGACCGTGAGCGCGATCCGGCGCTGGCTCGACGAGCGCGAGTTCCTGGAGATTGAAACGCCTGTGCTGCAGTCGGAGGCGGGTGGAGCCGATGCGCGCCCGTTCATCACCCACCACAACACCCTGGATCTGCCGCTTTACCTGCGCATCGCCACCGAGTTGCATCTCAAACGCTTGGTGGTGGGCGGTTTTGAGCGGGTGTACGAGCTGGGTCGCATCTTCCGCAATGAAGGGGTGAGCACCCGCCATAACCCCGAGTTCACGTCGGTAGAGGTGTATCAGGCTTATACCGATTATCTGGGGATGATCGAACTCACCGAGTCGATGATCGCGTCGGTTTGTCAGCAGGTGTGTGGTGGTACGCGGCTCACATATCAAGGCTCAGAGATCGATCTCACCCCGCCCTGGCGCCGGGCGACGATGCATGAGCTGGTGGAGGAGGCCACCGGCCTGGACTTCTCGGCCTTCAAGGATCGGGCGGCGGCGGCTGAGGCCATGGCGGCCAAGGGGCTCCCGGTTCCAGACAATGCCGATTCAGTGGGCCGTCTGCTCAATGAAGCCTTTGAGCATGCCGTGGAAGCCAACCTGATTCAGCCCACCTTCGTGCTCGACTATCCCGAGGAGATCTCACCTCTCGCTCGCAAACACCGCAGCAAGCCCGGCCTGGTGGAGCGCTTCGAGCTGTTCATCGTTGGACGGGAGACGGCCAATGCCTTCAGCGAGTTGATTGATCCGGTCGACCAGCGCGGGCGCCTGGAGGCTCAGCAGGCCCGCCGGGCCGCCGGCGATGATGAAGCGCAGGGGGTGGATGAGGACTTTCTGCAGGCGCTTGAAGTGGGCATGCCCCCCACAGGAGGCCTGGGCATCGGCATCGACCGCCTGGTGATGCTGCTCACCGACAGTCCTTCCATCCGTGATGTGATCGCCTTCCCGCTGCTGCGTCCGGAGGGGTGAGTGACAAGCTGGACCACCCGGTCGGCGCTTGGGCACCCTCGGGGTGGATAATGGTCCACAGTGGCATGGTCCCTTTCCCATGAGTGGTGAGCGCGTAGGTTTCCGCTTCAAGCACGCCGATGCGGTGGTCAAGCGCAATCCCCAGGGCCGTTCCCGCCGCGGCTGGGTAATGGAGCCTGTGGAACAGACCACCAGCCGGGGCACCAAGATGCCCGCCTACCGGATTCGCTGGCGCGACAGTGAGCGCCCAGAGATCGTGCTGCAGCACATGCTGATCGCCGATCCCGATCCCACGCCTCCGCCGGAGAACGTGAGCCTGGAGCCCCCCGCGCCCAAGGCTTGATCAAGTTGGCAGCCTGATCAAGGTGGCGATCAGTCGAGTCCTTGGCGGCGCCGGAGCTCTTCCAGTTCCTGTCTTGCTTCGAAGAGGGCCCAGTCTTCATCCAGGCTTCGCCCTTTCGATGGGTTTGAGGCCTGTCGGCGTAGATCGCTGATCTGCCGATCCAGGCCTTGAAACTCGCGGCCGAGCGTCTCCAGTTCACTCCAGAGATCCCGGCCCTGCTCCATCAACGTCTGCACGTGGCCTTCAGCGCGTATCGCTAGTTTCTGCGCCCCAGCAGCACGAGCCTTGCGGCTGCGCTCACCCCAGGCTTGAACCTGTTCCGCCAGGGATAAGAGCTGCCGGCGCAGGTCCTTGGCCTGACTCTGCATCTGATCCCGGCGACGGTTCAGGTCACGCTGGCGGTCCTGCAGATGCTGTTCGCGCAGCAAGCGATCCTGATCCGGGTTGGCCTTGAGAAAGGCATTGAGCCGATCCTCCAGGTTGCGTTCCAGTTGATCCAGCCAGGTCGGAGCCATTAGTCCACAGCTTCTTGGACGATCGCATCCGGAGCCCGGGTGATCAGGGGCGCTTCAATCTCTTCCTGCAGGGGGGTGATCGCCCCATCCCGCGAGCGCAGCAGCAGCTGGGTGAGTCGGGCCACCGACCCGTCCCCGAGCTCCAGCTCGCTGAGCTTCTCGAAGGCTTGCCGGTACACCGTCTCCAGCTCCTCAATCAGCGATTCCCGCTGCAGTCGCACCGTGCGCCGTTGCTCTTCTCGACCCATGGCGGTGCCTCGCTCCACTGCTGGTCTCAGTCTGCCGCGTCCAGCCAGTGCAGGGAGAGATCGTCCGCCGGGTCGTGCCAGCGCTGCCTCCAACACCAGCCCGCTTCCGCGGCCAGGGCGCGGGCCATGGCCGGTGTGTATTTCACGCTGTATTCAGTCACCAGCGGTTGCTCGGCAGCGAAACGCCAGCACTCACCGGCGATCGACACCGACTGAGGCTTCCGGCTCACCAGGGCCATACGCACTCTGTGCTCGGCGGCCTGCCAAAGCGCCTCATAGCGGAAACGCTCGGGGTCGAATGTGCCCCCTAGCTCCGTGTTCAACCGATGCAGCAGGTTGCGAGCGAAGGCGGCGGACACGCCGGCGGCATCGTCGTAGGCCGCCTCGAGCCGTTCGGGTGTCTTGGGTTGATCGAGGCCCAGGAGCAGGGGCCCGCCATCGAGCAGCTGGCGGAAGCGCCGCAGCAGCGCAACAGCCTCCAAGCGTGTGAAGTTTCCCAGGGAGCTTCCCGGGAAAAAGCCGATTCGGCGCTGGCCCTGCAGCAGAGGATGCTTCGGAAGGGCTTTCAGTTCGCTGTGATCGCAACAGATGCCCAGCATGGGCACGCCCGGGTAGCGCGTTTGCAGTGCGGCTGTGGCCTGGCGGAGATGGTCGGCGCTGATGTCGAGGGCGACGTAGGCGGAGGGTTGGAGGGCGTTGAGCAGGGGGCCGACCTTGCGGGCACTGCCAGCGCCGAACTCCACGATCACCCCGTCTCCCAGGGCCGTGGCGATTTCTGCAGCCGAACGCTCCAGCAGCCCAATCTCCGTGCGCGTGAGGCTGTACTCGGGCTGGTCGCAGATCTGATCAAATAGCCGTGACCCCTCCGCGTCGTAGAGGAACCAGGCGGGGAGCTGGCGTGGATCCTGCTGCAGGCCCTGACGCACAAGCCGGAGCATGTCCGCTGCCGGCGGATGCAGATCGATCAGCTCCGGTTTCGAAGGCGTGAGCGTGGTCATCGGGCCAGGCGCAGGCCTGCCGCCATCCAGCGACTGGCCGGGGGAAAGAAGTTGCGATAAGTGTCGCGGGAATGGCCCCTGGGTGTGAGCTGACTGCTGCCCCGCAGCACGAATTGGGAGGTCATGAACTTGCCGTTGTATTCGCCCACGGCACCGCTGGCCGCCTGGAATCCCGGGTAAGGGCGGTAAGGGCTCGATGTCCACTGCCAGAGCTCGCCGTGGCTTTGCTTGAGCTGCTCGCCCAGGGTGCGGCTGGCCAGTTCCCATTCCGCCTCGCTGGGCAGACGAGCCCCGGCCCAGCGGGCGTAGGCATCCGCTTCAAACCAACTGAGGTGGCGCACCGGCCTGTACTCCGCCAGGGGGCAGCGTCCTCCAAGGGTGAACTCCCAGCGCCAGGATCCTTCGCCGGCGGCATCCCCACGCCAGTAGCGGGGTGCCCGCCAGCCACGTTGGCAGCATTCCGCCCAGCCTTCGCTCATCCAGAGCTCGGGGCGCTCATAGCCACCCGCGTGGATGAACTGCAGATAGTCGCCATTGGTCACAAGGCGATCGGCGATCTCGAACGGTTCCAGCCACACCCGGTGCCGGGGGGTTTCGTTGTCGAAGTGAAAGCTGGATCCCCCATGCCCCACCTCCACCAGGCCGCCTGCGCAGGCCAGCCAGCTGGGGTGCTCGCCATCGCTGACGTTGGATGCGGGCTCCTGCCAGTCCGCTCGGTAGGCCGGTTCGAGCGGTTGGCGGCTGAAGCCGTCGAGTAGATCCATCAGCATCAGCTCCTGATGCTGCTGCTCGTGCTGCAGTCCCAGTTCCACCAGGTGGAGCCAGGGCGCGTCGTCGCTGCTCTCCAGCAGGCGCTCGAGGGCCTCGTTCACCCGGGTTCGCCACTGGCTCACCTCCCGCA
Coding sequences within it:
- the mreC gene encoding rod shape-determining protein MreC, which produces MGLSQWPQGSRLRSFQRLWPWFILLVVLGLVRLSKGAGFVDAFALLSRPFWPGSAQREWIQSAARQNDASRLELLEQDNARLRGLLELDQLSTGDRVQAAVISRTPSGWWQQLELGKGSFDGIAKDDAVIGPGGLIGRVQSVTPATSRVRLLTAPGSRIGVWLPRTRQHGLLAGLGTARPQLQFLDKDVQVRPGDLVSTSPASTLLPPNLPVAVVQSVNLRGVPAPTALVQLIAPPDAIDWVQVQVQVQVR
- the rpaB gene encoding response regulator transcription factor RpaB; the protein is MSGGPSQLENGQGPFDSGSAKATLLVVDDEPAVRRVLVMRLQLAGYRVVCAEDGEEALEVFNRESPDLVVLDVMLPKLDGFAVCRRLRAESCVPIIFLSALEAISERVAGLDLGADDYLPKPFSPKELEARISTILRRVGRGSANAEPRELPTGQGVVRVGELVVDTNRRQVTRGSERIALTYTEFSLLELLFREPGRVVPRAEILEQLWGYPPRRAADLRVVDVYVARLRGKLEPDPRNPELILTVRGIGYSSQRMGDNAPVAAAG
- a CDS encoding rod shape-determining protein produces the protein MLFRRFQLSRDIGIDLGTANTLIYVSGKGIVLQEPSVVALDLERGVTLAVGDEAKLMLGRTPGNIRAVRPLRDGVIADFDAAEQMLKTFIQKGNEGRGIVAPRLVVGIPSGVTGVERRAVREAGLAGAREVHLIDEPVAAAIGAGLPVTEPVGTMIVDIGGGTTEVAVLSLGGTVLSESVRVAGDEISDAIGVYLKKVHNLVVGERTAEDIKIRIGSAFPDNEFDQTVMDVRGLHLLSGLPRTIQLQAGDLREAIAEPLNVIVEAVKRTLERTPPELAADIVDRGIMLAGGGALVRGISDLISHETGIFTHIAEEPLLCVVKGCGQVLEDYKRLQRVLDTPEFVRAAAPV
- a CDS encoding DedA family protein, with protein sequence MGLSEFVTQLPEWIGQAVAANPWAGYGAIFAAMFLENLFPPIPSELIMPLGGFYVQQGQLQFIPVVLAGLLGTVIGALPWYGIGRLINEERIEQWLGRHGRWIGISPEELARSRRWFSRYGTALVFWGRLVPGIRTLISVPAGIELMPLTPFLIWTTAGSLIWTLLLTIAGMVLGEGYSNVELWIEPVSKVIKVLLVIAVIAGGIWLGLRVWRRRNAAD
- a CDS encoding single-stranded DNA-binding protein; protein product: MGVNSVTLVGRAGRDPEVRYFESGSMVANLTIAVNRRSRDDEPDWFNLEIWGKQAQVAADYVKKGSLLGIIGSFKLDRWTDRNSGEERSKPVVRVDRLELLGSKRDSEAAAGAFAGGGSASDEDVPF
- a CDS encoding rod shape-determining protein MreD; this translates as MARLHRQPICVASALLVPLLQLVAPSWLALDGVGPSWAMLWLLPWALVDGPVSGGIAGAALGLVLDGLSLGDVSQVPALVLMGWWWGRIGRRGPPIQRSFNIGLLALIGTVVQGLSLWLQLLVLGSSDALLQAWALHTTLAQALITGLLAPMVGSWQLLLWRRRAPA
- the ahcY gene encoding adenosylhomocysteinase, coding for MVATPSATTGLQVAQDYVIADINQAEFGRKELDIAETEMPGLMALREKYGSEKPLKGARIAGSLHMTIQTACLIETLVELGAEVRWASCNIFSTQDHAAAAMAARDIPVFAVKGETLEEYWEYTHRILEWSDGGSPNMILDDGGDATGLVMLGSKAEQDITVLDNPGNEEETFLFASIKKKLAQDPSFYSRTKAQIQGVTEETTTGVARLYKMQKSGELPFPAINVNDSVTKSKFDNLYGCRESLVDSIKRATDVMVAGKQALVMGYGDVGKGSAQSLRGLGATVCIAEVDPICALQAAMEGYRVVRLEDVVEEMDIFVTATGNYQVIRNEHLKKMKDEAIVCNIGHFDNEIDVASLKEYEWENIKPQVDHITLPSGNRIILLAEGRLVNLGCATGHPSFVMSNSFTNQVLAQIELFTKGNEYGKEVYVLPKHLDEMVARLHLNRIGAKLTELSKDQADYINVPVEGPFKPDHYRY
- the tsaE gene encoding tRNA (adenosine(37)-N6)-threonylcarbamoyltransferase complex ATPase subunit type 1 TsaE, which codes for MNGNLCGVSEASGSRVAQSTDRTWTLKDLEATHALGRWLAGADARPALLLLKGELGAGKTSLVQGIALALGIEEPITSPTFALSQHYPQGQPPLVHLDLYRLELASAADDLFLQEEEEARGLGALLVVEWPERLSLALPEAWTLELAHRQEGGREAVLTGPLHRRIVALH
- the lysS gene encoding lysine--tRNA ligase, with product MSDLRETRLEKVSALRDQGREPYALTFDPTDRMARLQSDHADLPKGEERDCAVAVAGRVMTRRVMGKLAFFTLADETGTIQLFLEKAALGDAFAQITSLVDAGDLIGVRGTLRRTDRGELSVKVAEWTMLTKSLQPLPDKWHGLADVEKRYRQRYLDLIVTPQSRETFRRRALTVSAIRRWLDEREFLEIETPVLQSEAGGADARPFITHHNTLDLPLYLRIATELHLKRLVVGGFERVYELGRIFRNEGVSTRHNPEFTSVEVYQAYTDYLGMIELTESMIASVCQQVCGGTRLTYQGSEIDLTPPWRRATMHELVEEATGLDFSAFKDRAAAAEAMAAKGLPVPDNADSVGRLLNEAFEHAVEANLIQPTFVLDYPEEISPLARKHRSKPGLVERFELFIVGRETANAFSELIDPVDQRGRLEAQQARRAAGDDEAQGVDEDFLQALEVGMPPTGGLGIGIDRLVMLLTDSPSIRDVIAFPLLRPEG
- a CDS encoding sugar ABC transporter substrate-binding protein; amino-acid sequence: MTFKQQRRTRQWLVGLALAGVATLGWGCGRPPVPEGTLQLWTLQLAPKFNPYMASVIKAWEKRHPEVPVRWTDLPWGSVERKLLAAVFARTAPDVVNLNPPFAANLASKGGLTDLMPLLPEGAADRYLPSVWTAARDPEAGQIAIPWYLTVRLSLVNRDLLREAGLEQAPQRWEDVPAYARAIRERTGRYGLFVTVVPDDSAELLESMVQMGVTLLDDRQRAAFNTPAGRKAFAFWTDLYREGLLPREVVSQGQRRAIELYQSGELALLASGAEFLRSIQTNAPGVAAVTLPQPPLTGADGTANVALMTLAVPRQSDQAQEAVELALFLTNGPNQARFAREARVLPSSRQALAQVRAELEAEQPASEEEAQIREARLLSADTLKRARVLVPATPGVKRLQSIVYTQLQRSMLGQISSDQALLEAEQQWNRYASSRWP